Proteins co-encoded in one Streptomyces roseochromogenus subsp. oscitans DS 12.976 genomic window:
- a CDS encoding DJ-1/PfpI family protein, whose protein sequence is MPAKILLVTGDAAESLEVLYPYQRLREEGYEVHIAAPSRKTLRFVVHDFEPGYDTYTEKPGYTWPADLAFADVDPGDYVALVIPGGRAPEYLRNDPELRKILKAFFDSDKPVAQICHGPLLTAAIDSLRGRRVTAYPALEPDMQAAGASFQDTEAVVDGTLVSSRAWPDHPAWMREFLKLLRAKAPAT, encoded by the coding sequence ATGCCCGCGAAGATCCTGCTCGTCACCGGCGACGCGGCGGAGTCCCTGGAAGTCCTCTACCCGTACCAGCGCCTGCGCGAGGAGGGCTACGAGGTCCACATCGCGGCCCCCTCCCGCAAGACCCTGCGCTTCGTCGTCCACGACTTCGAACCCGGTTACGACACCTACACCGAGAAGCCGGGCTACACCTGGCCCGCCGACCTGGCCTTCGCCGACGTGGACCCCGGCGATTACGTGGCCCTCGTCATCCCCGGCGGCCGGGCCCCCGAGTATCTGCGCAACGATCCCGAACTCCGCAAGATCCTCAAGGCGTTCTTCGACTCCGACAAGCCGGTCGCCCAGATCTGCCACGGCCCCCTGCTCACCGCGGCGATCGACAGCCTGCGCGGCCGCCGCGTCACGGCGTACCCCGCGCTCGAACCGGACATGCAGGCGGCCGGGGCGAGCTTCCAGGACACCGAAGCGGTGGTCGACGGCACCCTGGTCTCCTCCCGAGCCTGGCCGGACCACCCGGCCTGGATGCGCGAGTTCCTCAAACTACTCCGAGCGAAGGCACCGGCGACCTGA
- a CDS encoding NAD-glutamate dehydrogenase codes for MQTKLDEAKAELLERAARVAENSPVGGHLPTGTAGEGSPGTPDSESVLAFLQRYYLHTAPEDLADRDPVDVFGAAVSHYRLAENRPQGTANVRVHTPTVEENGWTCSHSVVEVVTDDMPFLVDSVTNELTRRGRGIHVVVHPQFVVRRDLTGKLIEVVPTPPSGDLPHDAHFESWIHVEIDRETDRADLKQITADLLRVLSDVREAVEDWEKMREAATRLGADLESEPVPGDLPRPEVEEARELLRWLSDDHFTFLGYREYQLREDDTLAAVPGTGLGILRSDPQHAEDDQHPVSPSFERLTADARAKAREHKLLVLTKANSRATVHRPSYLDYVGVKKFDADGNVVGERRFLGLFSSAAYTESVRRVPVIRRTVDEVLHRAGFSPHSHDGRDLLQIMETYPRDELFQTPVTELQSIVTSVLYLQERRRLRLYLRQDEYGRYYSALVYLPRDRYTTGVRLRIIDILKEELGGISVDFTAWNTESVLSRLHFVVRVPPGTELPELSDADKDRIEARLVEAARSWADAFGEALTAECGEERAAEVLRRYNHAFPEGYKADHTPRSAVADLVHLEQLSEDKTFSLSLYEPVGAGPEERRFKIYQKGGSVSLSHVLPVLSRLGVEVTDERPYELRCSDRTTAWIYDFGLRMPKGAGGGEYLGDDARERFQEAFAATWTGKAENDGFNALVLSAGLNWRQAMVLRAYAKYLRQAGSTFSQDYMEDTLRNNVHTTRLLVSLFEARMSPDRQKAGLEITDALLEELDAALDQVASLDEDRILRSFLTVIKATLRTNFFQEKVDGSPHDYVSMKFDPRAIPDLPAPRPAYEIWVYSPRVEGVHLRFGKVARGGLRWSDRREDFRTEILGLVKAQMVKNTVIVPVGAKGGFVAKQLPDPGKDRDAWLAEGIASYKTFISALLDITDNMVAGEVVPPQDVVRHDGDDTYLVVAADKGTATFSDIANDVANRYNFWLGDAFASGGSAGYDHKGMGITARGAWESVKRHFRELGVDTQSEDFTVVGIGDMSGDVFGNGMLLSERIRLVAAFDHRHIFIDPTPDAETSYAERRRLFELPRSSWADYNTELLSAGGGIFPRSAKSIPVNAHIREALGIEDKVTKMTPADLMKTILHAPVDLLWNGGIGTYVKSSAESNADVGDKANDAIRVDGRDLRVKVVGEGGNLGLTQLGRIEFALHGGKINTDAIDNSAGVDTSDHEVNIKILLNGLVADGDMTVKQRNKLLAEMTDEVGALVLRNNYAQNTALANALFQANAMLHAQQRFLRHLVREGHLDRALEFLPTDRQIRDRLAQGQGLTGPETAVVLAYTKITVSEELLGTSLPDDPYLRSLLHAYFPTALRERFTDAIDNHPLRREITTTVLVNDTVNTGGTTYLHRLREETGASLEEIVRAQTAARAIFRSAPVWDAVEELDNKVDAAVQTRIRLHSRRLVERGTRWLLNNRPQPLQLAETVEFFAERVEQVWQQLPKLLRGADLEWYQHVYDELSAAGVPDELATRVAGFSSAFPALDIVSVADRMSKEPLDVAEIYYDLADRLNITQLMDRIIELPRADRWQSMARASIREDLYAAHAALTADVFAAGNGTSTPEQRFKAWEQKNAPILSRARATLEEIRGSETFDLANLSVAMRTMRTLLRTHS; via the coding sequence ATGCAGACCAAGCTGGACGAAGCCAAGGCCGAGCTGCTCGAGAGGGCTGCCCGGGTAGCTGAGAACAGCCCGGTCGGGGGGCACCTACCGACCGGGACCGCGGGCGAGGGCTCCCCGGGCACCCCGGACAGCGAGTCCGTACTCGCGTTCCTCCAGCGCTACTACCTGCACACCGCCCCGGAAGACCTCGCCGACCGCGACCCGGTCGACGTCTTCGGCGCCGCGGTCTCGCACTACCGGCTCGCCGAGAACCGCCCCCAGGGCACGGCGAACGTGCGGGTCCACACCCCGACCGTGGAGGAGAACGGGTGGACCTGCAGCCACTCGGTCGTGGAGGTCGTCACCGACGACATGCCCTTCCTCGTCGACTCGGTCACCAATGAGCTGACCCGGCGGGGGCGCGGCATCCACGTCGTCGTCCACCCGCAGTTCGTCGTCCGGCGCGACCTCACCGGCAAGCTGATCGAGGTCGTGCCGACCCCGCCGAGCGGCGACCTCCCGCACGACGCGCACTTCGAGTCCTGGATCCACGTCGAGATCGACCGGGAGACGGACCGCGCCGACCTGAAGCAGATCACGGCCGATCTGCTGCGCGTGCTCTCCGACGTCCGCGAGGCCGTCGAGGACTGGGAGAAGATGCGGGAGGCGGCGACCCGTCTCGGTGCCGACCTGGAGAGCGAGCCCGTTCCGGGCGACCTGCCCCGGCCCGAGGTCGAGGAGGCCCGCGAGCTGCTGCGCTGGCTGTCCGACGACCACTTCACCTTCCTCGGCTACCGCGAGTATCAGCTGCGCGAGGACGACACGCTCGCCGCCGTGCCCGGCACCGGCCTCGGCATCCTGCGCTCCGACCCGCAGCACGCCGAGGACGACCAGCACCCGGTCAGCCCCTCCTTCGAGCGGCTGACGGCCGACGCCCGCGCCAAGGCCCGCGAGCACAAGCTGCTCGTGCTGACCAAGGCCAACAGCCGGGCCACCGTGCACCGGCCGTCGTACCTGGACTACGTCGGCGTCAAGAAGTTCGACGCGGACGGGAACGTGGTCGGGGAGCGGCGGTTCCTCGGACTGTTCTCCTCCGCCGCGTACACCGAGTCCGTGCGCCGGGTCCCCGTGATCCGCCGCACGGTCGACGAGGTGCTGCACCGCGCCGGGTTCTCGCCCCACAGCCACGACGGCCGCGACCTGCTCCAGATCATGGAGACCTACCCGCGCGACGAGCTGTTCCAGACGCCCGTCACCGAACTGCAGTCCATCGTCACGAGCGTTCTCTACCTGCAGGAGCGACGGCGGCTGCGGCTCTACCTGCGGCAGGACGAGTACGGGCGCTACTACTCGGCCCTCGTCTACCTCCCGCGGGACCGCTACACGACGGGCGTCCGGCTGCGGATCATCGACATCCTGAAGGAGGAGCTCGGCGGGATCAGCGTCGACTTCACCGCCTGGAACACCGAGTCGGTCCTCTCCCGGCTGCACTTCGTCGTCCGCGTCCCGCCGGGCACCGAGCTGCCCGAGCTGTCCGACGCGGACAAGGACCGCATCGAGGCCCGCCTGGTCGAGGCCGCCCGCTCCTGGGCCGACGCGTTCGGCGAGGCACTGACCGCCGAGTGCGGCGAGGAGCGAGCGGCCGAGGTGCTGCGCCGCTACAACCACGCCTTCCCCGAGGGCTACAAGGCCGACCACACCCCGCGCTCCGCTGTCGCCGACCTGGTCCACCTGGAGCAGCTCAGCGAGGACAAGACCTTCAGCCTGAGCCTGTACGAGCCGGTGGGCGCCGGTCCCGAGGAGCGCCGGTTCAAGATCTACCAGAAGGGCGGCTCGGTCTCCCTCTCGCACGTGCTGCCGGTGCTCAGCCGTCTCGGCGTCGAGGTCACCGACGAGCGGCCGTACGAGCTGCGCTGCTCGGACCGCACCACCGCCTGGATCTACGACTTCGGCCTGCGTATGCCGAAGGGAGCGGGCGGCGGGGAGTACCTCGGTGACGACGCCCGCGAGCGCTTCCAGGAGGCCTTCGCCGCCACCTGGACCGGCAAGGCGGAGAACGACGGCTTCAACGCCCTGGTGCTGAGCGCCGGGCTGAACTGGCGGCAGGCGATGGTGCTGCGCGCCTACGCCAAGTACCTGCGGCAGGCCGGTTCGACTTTCTCGCAGGACTACATGGAGGACACCCTCCGCAACAACGTCCACACCACCCGGCTGCTCGTCTCCCTGTTCGAGGCGCGGATGTCCCCGGACCGGCAGAAGGCCGGCCTGGAGATCACGGACGCCCTGCTGGAGGAGCTGGACGCGGCCCTGGACCAGGTGGCGAGCCTGGACGAGGACCGGATCCTCAGGTCCTTCCTGACCGTCATCAAGGCGACCCTGCGCACGAACTTCTTCCAGGAGAAGGTCGACGGCTCGCCGCACGACTACGTGTCCATGAAGTTCGACCCGCGGGCCATCCCGGACCTGCCGGCGCCCCGCCCGGCGTACGAGATCTGGGTGTACTCGCCGCGGGTCGAGGGTGTGCACCTGCGCTTCGGCAAGGTCGCGCGCGGCGGTCTGCGCTGGTCGGACCGGCGTGAGGACTTCCGCACGGAGATCCTCGGCCTGGTCAAGGCGCAGATGGTGAAGAACACCGTCATCGTGCCGGTCGGCGCCAAGGGCGGCTTCGTCGCCAAGCAGCTGCCGGACCCGGGCAAGGACCGCGACGCCTGGCTGGCCGAGGGCATCGCCAGCTACAAGACGTTCATCTCGGCGCTGCTCGACATCACCGACAACATGGTCGCCGGCGAGGTCGTACCGCCGCAGGACGTGGTCCGGCACGACGGGGACGACACCTACCTGGTCGTCGCCGCCGACAAGGGCACCGCGACCTTCTCCGACATCGCCAACGACGTCGCGAACAGGTACAACTTCTGGCTCGGTGACGCCTTCGCCTCCGGCGGCTCGGCCGGCTACGACCACAAGGGCATGGGCATCACCGCGCGCGGTGCCTGGGAGTCCGTGAAGCGGCACTTCCGTGAGCTGGGCGTGGACACGCAGAGCGAGGACTTCACGGTCGTCGGCATCGGTGACATGTCCGGTGACGTGTTCGGCAACGGCATGCTGCTCTCCGAGCGCATTCGCCTGGTCGCCGCCTTCGACCACCGGCACATCTTCATCGACCCGACCCCGGACGCGGAGACGTCGTACGCCGAGCGCCGCCGTCTGTTCGAGCTGCCCCGCTCCAGCTGGGCCGACTACAACACGGAGCTGCTGTCGGCGGGCGGCGGGATCTTCCCGCGCAGCGCCAAGTCGATCCCGGTCAACGCCCACATCCGCGAGGCCCTCGGCATCGAGGACAAGGTCACCAAGATGACCCCGGCCGACCTGATGAAGACGATCCTGCACGCGCCGGTCGACCTGCTGTGGAACGGCGGCATCGGCACGTACGTGAAGTCCTCGGCGGAGTCCAACGCGGACGTCGGCGACAAGGCCAACGACGCCATCCGCGTCGACGGCCGGGACCTGAGGGTCAAGGTCGTCGGCGAGGGCGGCAACCTGGGGCTGACCCAGCTCGGCCGTATCGAGTTCGCCCTGCACGGCGGCAAGATCAACACCGACGCGATCGACAACAGCGCCGGCGTGGACACCTCCGACCACGAGGTGAACATCAAGATCCTGCTGAACGGCCTGGTCGCGGACGGCGACATGACCGTCAAGCAGCGCAACAAGCTGCTCGCCGAGATGACGGACGAGGTCGGCGCGCTGGTCCTGCGCAACAACTACGCGCAGAACACCGCCCTGGCCAACGCCCTGTTCCAGGCCAACGCCATGCTCCACGCCCAGCAGCGGTTCCTGCGCCACCTGGTGCGCGAGGGCCATCTGGACCGGGCGCTGGAGTTCCTGCCGACCGACCGCCAGATCCGTGACCGCCTCGCCCAGGGCCAGGGCCTGACCGGCCCGGAGACGGCCGTCGTGCTGGCGTACACGAAGATCACGGTCTCCGAGGAGCTGCTGGGGACCTCGCTGCCGGACGACCCGTATCTGCGCAGCCTGCTGCACGCCTACTTCCCGACGGCGCTGCGCGAGCGGTTCACCGACGCGATCGACAACCACCCGCTGCGCCGCGAGATCACCACGACCGTGCTGGTCAACGACACGGTCAACACGGGCGGTACGACGTATCTGCACCGGCTGCGCGAGGAGACCGGCGCCTCACTGGAGGAGATCGTCCGCGCCCAGACGGCTGCCCGCGCGATCTTCCGCTCGGCGCCCGTGTGGGATGCGGTCGAGGAGCTGGACAACAAGGTCGACGCGGCCGTCCAGACCCGGATCCGGCTGCACTCGCGCCGGCTCGTCGAGCGCGGCACGCGCTGGCTGCTCAACAACCGGCCGCAGCCACTGCAGCTGGCCGAGACGGTCGAGTTCTTCGCCGAGCGGGTCGAGCAGGTCTGGCAGCAGCTGCCGAAGCTGCTGCGCGGCGCGGACCTGGAGTGGTACCAGCACGTGTACGACGAGCTGTCCGCGGCCGGCGTCCCGGACGAGCTCGCCACGCGCGTGGCCGGGTTCTCGTCCGCCTTCCCGGCGCTCGACATCGTGTCGGTGGCCGACCGGATGAGCAAGGAGCCGCTCGACGTCGCCGAGATCTACTACGACCTCGCCGACCGGCTCAACATCACCCAGCTGATGGACCGCATCATCGAGCTGCCCCGCGCCGACCGCTGGCAGTCCATGGCCCGCGCCTCCATCCGCGAGGACCTGTACGCGGCGCACGCGGCGCTCACCGCGGACGTCTTCGCGGCGGGCAACGGCACCTCCACTCCGGAGCAGCGCTTCAAGGCCTGGGAGCAGAAGAACGCGCCCATCCTGAGCCGGGCGCGCGCCACCTTGGAGGAGATCCGCGGTTCGGAGACGTTCGACCTCGCCAACCTCTCGGTGGCGATGCGCACGATGCGGACGCTGCTGCGCACGCATTCGTAG
- a CDS encoding ABC transporter ATP-binding protein produces the protein MAEQTEEKIPTVIVDNVDIVYRVHGTGGGRGSATAALNRMLRRKQAEQAAGVRTVHAVKKVSFVAYKGEAVGLIGTNGSGKSTLLKAVAGVLPVESGHIYTDGQPSLLGVNAALMNDLTGERNVYLGGLAMGMSREQVKERYQDIVDFSGINEKGDFITLPMRTYSSGMAARLRFSIAAAKDHDVLLIDEALATGDRRFQMRSEDRIRELREQAGTVFLVSHNNKSIRDTCERTLWLERGELRMDGPTEDVMKEYEAFTGDKKGDGKKAA, from the coding sequence GTGGCTGAGCAGACCGAAGAGAAGATCCCCACCGTCATCGTCGACAACGTCGACATCGTCTACCGGGTGCACGGAACCGGCGGCGGCCGCGGCTCCGCCACCGCCGCCCTCAACCGCATGCTGCGCCGCAAGCAGGCCGAGCAGGCCGCCGGCGTGCGCACGGTGCACGCCGTGAAGAAGGTCTCGTTCGTCGCCTACAAGGGCGAGGCGGTCGGCCTCATCGGCACCAACGGCTCCGGCAAGTCGACCCTGCTCAAGGCGGTCGCCGGCGTGCTCCCCGTGGAGAGCGGCCACATCTACACCGACGGCCAGCCCTCCCTGCTCGGCGTCAACGCGGCCCTGATGAACGACCTCACGGGTGAGCGCAATGTCTACCTCGGCGGCCTCGCCATGGGCATGTCGCGGGAGCAGGTCAAAGAGCGCTATCAGGACATCGTCGACTTCTCCGGGATCAACGAGAAGGGCGACTTCATCACCCTGCCGATGCGCACGTACTCCTCCGGTATGGCCGCCCGGCTGCGCTTCTCCATCGCCGCTGCCAAGGACCATGACGTCCTGCTCATCGACGAGGCCCTGGCCACCGGCGACCGCAGGTTCCAGATGCGCTCCGAGGACCGGATCCGCGAACTGCGCGAGCAAGCGGGCACGGTCTTCCTGGTCAGCCACAACAACAAGTCGATCCGCGACACCTGCGAGCGGACCCTGTGGCTGGAGCGCGGCGAGCTGCGCATGGACGGTCCCACGGAGGATGTCATGAAGGAGTACGAGGCCTTCACCGGCGACAAGAAGGGCGACGGCAAGAAGGCTGCCTAG
- a CDS encoding CDP-glycerol glycerophosphotransferase family protein gives MPQLSVIVYGPNAQGHLTELLDSLEAHPHSDAEVIVAAVGDWAREAAAGHAPGTVVVPLPEGTGDAAARAAGAARATGRWLHFVHAKDSLPAGAARLIAERTAELDAADAEGTTGAASAAVDVLLLDHVSTTWQTAAAPSRDGRLLAAVGRAGQPLDESADLLRLTPLLGNRALRADFWRAHEEHLTTDDEPYAAQAALLHAGRVACLNQVAYEHRELRPESLPPRAPEDRFALIERYESLLALAKDRRAARTVVYDLMMRDLVRTFAGENLPDAVAREFFRRASLAAVRWRPEYHERPAGVEGVRHALLEEGAYTKYRAFQAVNRTRRAAKKAVRTRKKQVGAKLRDQQYRHALSQPIDPNLAVFAAYWERGVACNPAAIAAKLRELAPHIHPVWVVSKSNEALLPPGTDHVIPGTRRYWETLATAKYLVNNVNFPNAVVKRPDAIHLQTHHGTPLKRMGLDQMEHPAAAKGLDFDALLGRIDKWDYSVSANGHTTRMWERAYPARYTSLDYGYPRNDVFYSATAADVRAARERLGIPRGKTAVLYAPTHRDYEAGFTPRLDLAELADRLGDNTVLLVRAHYFYGGAASPLTGLRRSGRIIDVSSYDPVEELCLAADALVTDYSSIMFDYANLDRPIVVYADDWETYRTTRGVYFDLMSEHPGQVARTQEELTEIFVSGAWRDDSAAKARAAFRRRFCEYDDGRAAERVVRRVFLGEPEEALPPVIPLEERTPAPTPEEASA, from the coding sequence ATGCCCCAACTCAGCGTCATCGTCTACGGACCGAACGCACAGGGGCATCTGACAGAGCTGCTCGATTCCCTGGAAGCCCATCCGCACTCCGACGCCGAGGTGATCGTCGCGGCAGTCGGCGACTGGGCACGGGAGGCCGCCGCGGGGCACGCCCCCGGGACGGTCGTCGTACCGCTGCCGGAGGGCACCGGTGACGCGGCGGCCCGGGCCGCCGGCGCCGCCCGTGCGACCGGCCGCTGGCTGCACTTCGTGCACGCCAAGGACAGCCTGCCGGCCGGCGCCGCCCGGCTGATCGCCGAGCGGACCGCCGAACTCGACGCCGCGGACGCCGAGGGCACCACCGGAGCCGCGAGCGCCGCCGTGGACGTCCTCCTCCTCGACCACGTCAGCACCACCTGGCAGACCGCCGCCGCCCCCTCCCGCGACGGCCGCCTCCTCGCCGCCGTCGGCCGCGCGGGCCAGCCCCTGGACGAGTCCGCCGACCTGCTGCGCCTCACCCCGCTGCTCGGCAACCGCGCCCTGCGCGCCGACTTCTGGCGGGCGCACGAGGAGCACCTCACCACCGACGACGAGCCGTACGCCGCCCAGGCCGCCCTGCTGCACGCCGGCCGTGTCGCCTGCCTGAACCAGGTGGCGTACGAACACCGCGAACTGCGCCCCGAGAGCCTGCCGCCGCGCGCCCCCGAGGACCGCTTCGCGCTGATCGAGCGCTACGAGTCGCTGCTCGCGCTCGCCAAGGACCGCCGCGCCGCCCGCACGGTGGTGTACGACCTGATGATGCGCGACCTCGTGCGCACCTTCGCCGGGGAGAACCTGCCCGACGCGGTGGCCCGCGAGTTCTTCCGCCGGGCCTCCCTCGCCGCGGTCCGCTGGCGCCCCGAGTACCACGAGCGCCCCGCGGGCGTGGAGGGCGTACGGCACGCGCTGCTGGAGGAGGGCGCCTACACCAAGTACCGCGCGTTCCAGGCCGTCAACCGCACCCGCCGCGCCGCGAAGAAGGCCGTACGGACGCGTAAGAAGCAGGTCGGCGCCAAGCTCCGCGACCAGCAGTACCGGCACGCCCTGAGCCAGCCGATCGACCCCAACCTGGCCGTGTTCGCCGCCTACTGGGAGCGCGGAGTGGCCTGCAACCCGGCCGCGATCGCCGCCAAGCTCCGCGAACTCGCCCCGCACATCCACCCGGTGTGGGTGGTGTCGAAGAGCAACGAGGCCCTGCTGCCGCCCGGCACGGACCATGTGATCCCCGGCACCCGCCGCTACTGGGAGACCCTGGCCACCGCCAAGTACCTCGTCAACAACGTCAACTTCCCCAACGCGGTGGTCAAGCGCCCCGACGCGATCCACCTCCAGACCCACCACGGCACTCCGCTCAAGCGCATGGGCCTGGACCAGATGGAACACCCGGCCGCCGCCAAGGGCCTGGACTTCGACGCCCTGCTGGGCCGCATCGACAAGTGGGACTACAGCGTCAGCGCCAACGGCCACACCACCCGCATGTGGGAGCGCGCCTACCCGGCCCGCTACACCTCGCTGGACTACGGCTACCCGCGTAACGACGTCTTCTACTCGGCCACGGCCGCCGACGTCCGCGCCGCCCGCGAACGCCTCGGCATCCCGCGCGGCAAGACGGCCGTCCTGTACGCCCCGACCCACCGCGACTACGAGGCCGGTTTCACCCCGCGCCTGGACCTCGCCGAACTCGCCGACCGGCTCGGTGACAACACGGTCCTGCTGGTCCGCGCCCACTACTTCTACGGCGGCGCGGCCTCCCCGCTGACCGGACTGCGCCGCTCCGGCCGGATCATCGACGTCTCCTCCTACGACCCCGTCGAGGAGCTGTGCCTGGCCGCCGACGCGCTGGTCACGGACTACTCGTCGATCATGTTCGACTACGCCAACCTCGACCGCCCGATCGTCGTCTACGCCGACGACTGGGAGACCTACCGGACCACCCGGGGCGTGTACTTCGACCTGATGTCCGAACACCCCGGACAGGTCGCCCGCACCCAGGAGGAACTGACGGAGATCTTCGTCTCCGGCGCCTGGCGCGACGACAGCGCCGCCAAGGCACGGGCCGCCTTCCGGCGCCGGTTCTGTGAGTACGACGACGGGCGCGCCGCCGAACGGGTCGTACGACGGGTGTTCCTGGGCGAGCCGGAGGAGGCCCTGCCACCGGTGATCCCGCTCGAGGAACGCACCCCCGCCCCGACCCCCGAGGAGGCCTCGGCATGA
- a CDS encoding GtrA family protein, producing the protein MLEIVKFGVVGGSGVLVNFLIFNLLLRGLSWQAMPATVVASCVAMATNYLGFRYFAYRDRASRTRSQIMLFFVFSGLGVVLEIGLFWVGYHGLGLHSVLESNVAKAASIVLASAFRFLVYRTWVFQQDAHRTV; encoded by the coding sequence GTGCTGGAGATCGTGAAGTTCGGGGTCGTCGGTGGTAGCGGTGTCCTTGTCAATTTCCTGATCTTCAACCTGCTGCTGCGCGGTCTGAGCTGGCAGGCGATGCCCGCGACCGTCGTGGCCAGCTGTGTCGCGATGGCGACCAATTACCTCGGTTTCCGCTATTTCGCCTATCGTGACCGGGCCTCGCGCACGCGCAGCCAGATCATGCTGTTCTTCGTCTTCAGCGGCCTCGGTGTCGTCCTGGAAATCGGCCTGTTCTGGGTCGGATACCACGGTCTCGGCCTGCACAGTGTGCTGGAATCGAACGTGGCGAAGGCCGCGTCGATCGTGCTCGCCTCCGCCTTCCGCTTTCTCGTCTACCGCACGTGGGTGTTCCAGCAGGATGCACATCGCACCGTCTGA
- a CDS encoding glycosyltransferase family 2 protein, with amino-acid sequence MTTTTTTPDVTVTVIVFNDAERLPRAVASLRAQTHANIEIIISDDHSTDDTPTVARQLEAQDDRVRYLRLPENSGGCSAPRNRAIDIARAPYLMFLDSDDELPPNAVELLLAAHREREVDFTMGAVRRVRVDNGRRTTWMPHLVAERRTVEGIDADPRLLFEHLSTSKMYARSFLDRHELRFPEGIHYEDQLFSAQAYCLAQAFTIIPDPVYVWYIDPFAAAAAASISNQRHKVTNVRDRVHVQRLIDDFLVESGHAGLREDKDYKFLKHDFRMYAGDLPYRDEEWLRAFADIMNPYLDTLSPGAYARLPRPERVVLELLREGRLEEAGCAARGLGNGVAPRQVTADASGVPYWGDSVPSDDRARRELEVSDLELDTRPFPSAQFRHEITELTPGPGASLTLAIRTYDPGLRLPVGPQRASLILSPGNRRMTVPFRLNPIRPGLFEGEVHLDLTQAPLPLQGFAGVRHPLIRLQQQGLSNSGLLLAPLSFPTLTARIDYRSGAAPHELTIEPEGRNPGRLQLRWRPVGVTARVIRPVVKRVARPRIRKAAKLLSSVLR; translated from the coding sequence ATGACGACCACCACGACGACCCCGGACGTCACGGTCACCGTCATCGTCTTCAACGACGCGGAGCGCCTGCCCCGGGCGGTCGCCTCGCTGCGTGCGCAGACGCACGCGAACATCGAGATCATCATCAGCGACGACCACTCCACGGACGACACGCCGACGGTGGCGCGTCAGCTGGAGGCACAGGACGACCGCGTCCGCTACCTCCGCCTGCCGGAGAACAGCGGCGGCTGCAGCGCCCCGCGCAACCGGGCCATCGACATCGCCCGGGCGCCGTATCTGATGTTCCTCGACAGCGACGACGAACTCCCGCCGAACGCGGTCGAGTTGCTGCTCGCCGCACACCGCGAGCGCGAGGTGGACTTCACCATGGGCGCGGTACGGCGGGTACGGGTGGACAACGGCCGCCGTACGACGTGGATGCCGCACCTGGTGGCCGAGCGCCGCACGGTCGAGGGCATCGACGCGGACCCGCGGCTCCTCTTCGAGCACCTGTCGACGAGCAAGATGTACGCCCGCTCCTTCCTGGACCGGCACGAACTCCGTTTCCCGGAGGGCATCCACTACGAGGACCAGCTGTTCTCGGCGCAGGCGTACTGCCTGGCGCAGGCGTTCACGATCATCCCGGACCCGGTGTACGTCTGGTACATCGACCCGTTCGCGGCCGCGGCCGCGGCGTCCATCTCCAACCAGCGGCACAAGGTCACGAACGTCCGCGACCGGGTGCATGTCCAGCGTCTGATCGACGACTTCCTGGTGGAGAGCGGGCACGCGGGGCTGCGCGAGGACAAGGACTACAAGTTCCTCAAGCACGACTTCCGGATGTACGCGGGCGACCTGCCCTACCGGGACGAGGAATGGCTGCGGGCGTTCGCGGACATCATGAACCCCTACCTGGACACCCTGTCCCCGGGTGCGTACGCCCGTCTCCCCCGCCCCGAGCGGGTGGTCCTGGAGCTGCTGCGGGAGGGCCGGCTGGAGGAGGCCGGATGCGCGGCCCGCGGGCTCGGGAACGGCGTGGCGCCGAGGCAGGTCACGGCCGACGCGTCCGGAGTGCCGTACTGGGGTGACAGCGTGCCTTCCGACGACCGCGCCCGCCGCGAACTGGAGGTGTCCGACCTGGAGTTGGACACGCGCCCGTTCCCGAGCGCGCAGTTCCGCCATGAGATCACGGAGCTGACCCCCGGTCCCGGTGCCTCGCTCACCCTGGCGATCCGCACGTACGACCCGGGCCTGCGCCTGCCGGTCGGCCCGCAGCGTGCCAGCCTGATCCTGTCCCCCGGCAACCGCCGGATGACGGTCCCGTTCCGTCTGAACCCGATCCGTCCCGGTCTCTTCGAGGGCGAGGTCCACCTGGATCTGACGCAGGCCCCGCTGCCCCTCCAGGGCTTCGCGGGCGTACGCCACCCCCTGATCCGCCTCCAGCAGCAGGGCCTGTCCAACTCCGGCCTGCTGCTGGCCCCCTTGTCCTTCCCGACGCTCACGGCCCGCATCGACTACCGCTCCGGTGCGGCCCCGCACGAGCTCACCATCGAACCGGAGGGCCGCAACCCCGGCCGCCTGCAGCTCCGCTGGCGCCCGGTGGGAGTCACGGCCCGCGTGATCCGTCCGGTGGTCAAGCGGGTGGCGCGCCCGCGCATCCGCAAGGCGGCGAAGCTGTTGTCCAGCGTGCTCAGGTAA